The Haloplanus sp. CK5-1 genome segment GGTCGAGGCGATGCCCCACGCCGCGGGCGTGTCGTTGTCGGGCACCGGCCCGAGCGTCGTCGCGGTCGGGGAGCGGGTGGACTTGGAGCGGGTGCGAAACAACTGGGAACGACGGGAGGGTGACACATGGATGACCACGACACGAACGGACGGCGCACGGGTGATAGCATGAGCGATGCGACCGAGGAGATGTCCCTGGACGAACTCCGCGAGGAGATCGAGGAGATCGACCGCGAACTCGTCGAACTCATCGCCCGACGGACGTACGTCGCGGGGACGGTCGCGCGCGTCAAGGAAGAGCGGGACCTCCCGACGACCGACGAGTCACAGGAGGCCCGCGTGATGGAGCGGGCGGGCGAGAACGCGGAGACCTTCGACGTCGACGCCAACCTCGTAAAGGCCATCTTCCGGTTGCTCATCGAGTTGAACAAGGTGGAGCAGCGGGAGAGCCGCTAACCGTCCGTCAGTACTCCCAGAGCCGGTCGATCCGCGCACGTATCTCCGGGTACGCCGCACGTAGCTCCGAGGCCCGCCGCTCGCCGTCGACGTTGACGACGTGGATCTCCCCCCGGTCGCCGTCGTCGTACGCGTCCTGGAAGTCGTACACGCCGCCGACGACCCGGACCTCGGCCGGCACGTCGTCGCTCCCGACGAGCGCCGCGACCTGCCGGTCGACGTTGCGCTCGACGAGTCGGTTGATCGACGCTGACCGGCCCAGATCGGCCGGGAGCGATTCGTACGCTGGATCGAGTCCCACGGCCAGCAGATCGAGACAGTGGGCCACGCCCGGCGCTGCCTCGACGCCGTCGGTCAGAGAGTCGTACGCCGCGGTCACCGCGCCACACCCGGTGTGGCCGACGACGAGGGCGACGTTCGTGTCCAGATAGGCGATCGGATAGTGGACGTCGCCGGAGACGACGTCTCCCGAGTCGGTCCGCTGGACGACGCGGTTGCCGATGTTGCTGCACGTGAAGATGCGGCCGGGTTCGTCGTTGCCCCACATCTCGTCTTGCAACACCCGCGAGTCCGAACAGGAGACGGAGACGGCGACCGGTCGTTGGCCGCCCTGAACCCCGTCGAACCGCCCGCCGAACGCCGCCGCGTGGCCCGCGTTGCTCCGCAACAACCCGACGATCGCTGGATCCATCCGGTCCCGACTACCGCTGCCTCGGGCATAGGTATTGTCGTGCCGGTCGGTCCGGCAGGGTCGTCCCCTCGCTCAGCCGAGGTACGTTTCCGCCAGTGCGTCCAGTGCCTCGTGGTGGCGGGTGGTGTGGGGTGCGGTGAGCGGCGAGATGCTGACGCGTCCCTCGACGACCGCTCGGCGGTCGGTGCCCTGCGGGTCGGGTAGGTCGTCGTCGCGCATCCGTGCCCAGACGTTGTCCGTGAGGCTGATCCGCTCGCCGTCACGCGCGGCGCGCATGTCGTACAGCGTCGACGGTTCGGTCACCTCTAGGTCCGCGAGGTCGTCGCCCTCCTCGTGGATCGGCGCGTTGACGTTCAGATAGTCGGCCTGGTCGAACACGCCGGCACCGTGTGCGTGCTTCACGAGGTAGGCCGTCGCGACCGTCGCGTTGCGGTAGTGGTGCGGGCTGTCCGCGGCGTGTTGCCACTCGCCGTCACCGCCGGGGACGTACAGCGAGGTTGCGATGGCCGGCACGTCGAAGAAGGCGGCCTCGACGGCGGCGCTGACCGTTCCCGATCGACCGAGGACGTACGCACCGAGGTTGGCGCCGGTGTTACAGCCCGCGACCACGAGGTCCACGTCGGGACAGAGCACCTCGAGTCCGACGACGACGCAGTCGGCGGGCGTCCCGTGGATGGCGTAGCCGAGGCCGTGTTCCTCGACGTCGACCTCGTGGGACATCGCGCGGCCGACGGCGCTCCGGTCGTCCCTCGGTGCGACGGCCGTCACCTCGGCGAACTCCGAGAGCGCGTCGTACAGCGCCCGGAAGCCGACGGCGTCGATCCCGTCGTCGTTCGTCAACAGCACGTGTGGCTCGTCCTCGTCCATAGGTGCCGTGAGGACGCCGGCGAGAAAGGGGCACCGCTTGTGCCTTTCAGCCCAGCAGGTCGACGACCGCCTCGTCGTCGACGACGAGGTTGTACGCTCCCTCGTCGTCGTTCCAGAGTGCGAGCGCGTTCTCGAACCGGAGGACGGCTCCGTAGTCGGCCGTCAGGAGGTCGCGATTCAGCCCGGACTCCCGAGTCGAGACGGCGTAACACTCCTCGCCCTCGCTCCCGTCACCGACCTTGAACAGGGGGTTACCGCCGTCCGCGAGGTTCCGGCTGAGTTTCACCGCCAACAGGTCGATCCGTTCGGTGACGTGGCGCTCCATGTCGGCCATGCGGGCGTGACGCGACGGGGTGGCCCGCACGCCGAGTCGTCGCTCGCCGTCCGTCCGCAGGTGGACGTAGGAGAACTTCACCGTCTCGTTGCGGAAGGTCCCGTCGCCCCCACCGGCCTCGTCGAGACGGCGCTGGACGGTCGGTGCCTCGACCGACGGACGCTCGTCGAACGACCAGCCCCGATCCGACGGCTCGAAGTCGGGCCACAGTCGGAGCGTCGGCGCGTAGACGGTCGCGTCGCGGCTCTCGACGACCGATCGCTCGACGTGTCTGAGCCCGGTGCTAGTTTCGAGGTCGGCGGGCGCGAGCGCCAGCAGCGTCCCGTCGTCGGCGAGGGCGTCGAGCGATCGCTCGACGGCGCTGACGGGGTCGTCGAGTTCGTTCAGGACGTTCGCACAGAGAACGAGGTCGAACGGCCCGGTGGCGTCGAGGTCGAACGTCTCGATGGGTTCGCGGTGGATCGTCGTCCGGACGTTCCGGCGGCCTCCGGAGAGGAGCGCCCCCAAGACGTCGGCGGCGGCGCTCGGCTCGACGGCGTGGTAGTCGACGACGGTGTCGTCGGGGAGGTAGTCGAGGAGACCCAGTGCCGGGCCGCCGACGCCCGCGCCGACGTCGAGAACGCGGAGGCGGCGGGGGAGCAGCGACCGTTCGACCAGGTCGTCGAGGGCGTACCCCACCGCGGCGTAGTAGTTCGGGAGGTGGTAGATCGCGTAGCCCAGCGCCACCTCGTCGTCGTACTCGACGGGGTTTTGCGCGTAGTAGTCGGCCTTCAGCCGCCGGATCGTCTCGCGGAGTCGGTCGCCGCTCTCGCCGCGGTGCCAGTTCGCGCCGTGGCGCTCGACCAGCAGATCCTCGAGCGCCTCGACGTAGCGGTCGGGGAGGCGCTCGGGACTCCACTCGGGGTCGGGGACTGGGTCGGTCGAGGCGGGGACGAAGGTCCCGTCGTCGCGTTCGAACAGCGCGAGGTCGTACGCCTCCTCCCGGAGGACGCGCCGGACGACGGCCGGGTGGGGTCTCCCCTCGACGTAGTCGGCTATCTCGTCGGGGTCGATCGGGCGCACCTGGCGGAGGTACTTGGCGTTCGACCGGACGGCCTCGCGGTCGATCATTCGCCGGCCTCGCGGTAGCAGTCGTCGAACGCCTCGCCCTCGGCGTCGGCGATCCGGCGAGCGGCCTCGGCGACGGCGTCGGCCCCCTCGAACGTCTCCTGTATCTCGCGGTACACCCGCGGCGTCCCGCCCGTCACCGTCGTCACGAGGTCCTCCAGCGCGGCCGAAACGGGCGTCGCAAACTCCTCGCGGACGTTCCCGGCGGCGAGCGCGTACGCCAGGATGGCCGTGTGTGCGCCGGCTTGGACGGTCTTCATCGCCTCGTCGTGTTCCGCGGCGGTCGTCTCGAACGTGTGGTTGCCCGCGGCCATCACGTCCATGAGGAGGGCGTCGGTCACCGGCCCCGGCGCGTCGCCGACGACGGCGACGTTGCCCGGCGCGTTCGACGCGGCGAACAGCGGGTGCATCGACACCCGTTCGCGGTCGGGGAGCGCCCCCCGCATCGCCTCCACCGGCGTGGTCATTACGCCCGTCACGTCGCACATCGCGCGCTCGGCGCGGGGGGCGTAGCGCTCGACGGCTTCGCCGACGACCGAGATGGGGACGGCCAGACAGACGGCGTCGAAGGTCTCCTCCGTGTCGGCGGGGACGGCCCGGACGCGGCCGTCGAGGCCGGCGGCCGCCCGCTCCGCCGTCGACGGATCGACGTCGGCGAGTGCGACGGGCCGGTCGACGGTCCGGGCGACCCACCGCCCCATCTCGCCCGCGCCGACCACCAGCAGATCCATGCGCGTGGGTTCCCCCTCACCGCTCAAAAGGAGTTCGGTGCGGTGGTTCGGGGCGACTCACAGGTCGAGGCCGAGCGCACGGTTGCTCACCAACAGCGTCAGTCCGACGCCCATCACGCCCACGAGGAGGCCGTAGGCGGGTCCCCAGCCGGCCACGTCCGAGACGACGCCCACGACGACGCTCCCGGTCGCGCCGAGCACCATGTAGGCGGTGCGGACGAGGCCGAAGGCGGCCCCCCGCTCGTTCGCCTCGAACTTGTCGAAAAAGCGCGACTGGAGCGGTGCGCCCCACGTCATCGCGACGCCGACGACGACGACTGCGGGGAGGAGCGACATCCGTGGCCCCGCCACCAGAAGGCCGTAGCCGGCGACGCCGAGCGCCATCGACGCCGTCGCAGCCCCGTCGCGGCCGATCCGATCGGACACCAGTCCGATCGCGGGTTGAGCGAGGCCGTTCACCACGAAGTACGCCGAGAACAGGAGCCCGGCACTCGTCTCGGATAGCTCCCGGAAGTCCACGAGGAAGGCCGGAAGGAAGGAGGCCGTCGCCTGCCAGGTGAACGCTCCGAGGACGGCCACGGCGGTCGTGAAAGCGATCGGTGGGCGGGAGAGCACCCCGATCAGCGGTCGGATCGCCATCCGATCGCGCATCGACTCGCCGGGGCGTTCGGCCGGCGTCGGGTCGACCCGCCACGCGAACGCGACGAAGGCGGGGAGCGCGACGCCGGCACCGACGGCGATGGCTGCCCGCCAGTCGTAGCGGACCGCCACCGCGGTGGCGACGATGGGGGCGACCAGGCCCGCGAGTGGCCCCCCCGCGACGTGGACGCCGATGGCGCGCCCGATGTCGTCGAACTCCTTCGTCAGGAGGGTCGTGGCGACGCTGTAGTGGAGGCCGGCCCCCGCCCCGAGTGCGACCGTCAGGACGGCGAAGGCGGCGAAGGTCGGGGCGAGCGACAGCGCGAGGCTGGCGACGGCCGTCACGCCCACCGCGGCGAGGATCACCCGATGCTCGCCGAAGCGGTCGCCGAGGATCCCCGAGGGGAACTGCGTCAGCGCGTAGGCGGCCCACATCCCCGAGAGCGCGAGGCCGACCGCCCCGGTCGACACGTCGAAGTGGGCGGTCACGTCCGGCACGACCGGACTGATGACCAGTCGCGCCAGCATCGTCGACGCGAACGCGAGCGTACAGAGTGTGAGGACCGTGTGCCGGTACCGCCAGTTCACACCGACAGTCGGTCGACTTCGAGCAAGTGCCTTGCGATCCTATACGGTCAGTTCGACCGGGTACTCCGTCAGGTTCTCCGCCCCGTCCTCGGTGACGAGGACGAGGTCCTCGATGCGAATCCCGCCCACCTCGGGGTCGTACAGCCCCGGTTCGATCGTGATCACGTTGCCCGGTCGAAGTTCCTCGCCGTCGGGGGCGATGCGGGGCAACTCGTGGACGTCGAGGCCGACGCCGTGGCCCGTACTGTGGATGAACCCCGTTGCAGTCTCCGGATCGCTCCGGAGGGTCGGCAGGCCGGCGTCCTCGTAGACGTCGCAGGCGGCGTCGTGGACGGCCGCGCCGGTGACGCCGGGTTCGACGGCGTCGAGGGCGGCCCGTCGGGCCTCGTCGGTCAGGTCGAACCACTCCCGAACCCGCTCGCTCGGCTCCCCCTTCAGGAACGTCCGCGTCGTGTCCGCGTGGTACCGCGTCTCCTTGTCGCGCGGGAAGACGTCGACGACGACCGGTTCGTCGGCTTCGAGCGGTCCGGAGCCGCGGTCGTGGGGATCGGCCGCGTCGGCCCCACAGGCGACGATGGTCTCGTCCAGCGCACACCCCTCCTCCAGTAGCGTCCGCTCGATGGCCCGCCTGACCCGTTCGCTAGTCAACGGTTCGCCGTCGTGGTGGAGAACGCCGTCGACGACGCTCGCCGACGCGAGGAGGTCCTCGGCGGTCCCGATCGCCCGCTCGTTCGCGCGCTGTGCCCGGCGGACGTTGTCGACCTCTTCGGACGTCTTGACGGCGCGCGTCCGCGTGACTGCGTCGGAGTCGTCGACGCGGACGGCCACCCCCGCCTCGCGCAGGCCGTCGGCGGTGCCGAGTGGGAACCGTTCGGGGACGGACACACTCGAAACGCCGCGGTCGGCGAGCCACTCCGCGACGACTGCGGCCCGCGCCTCGGCGCGACCCACCTCGCCGACTCGGTCGCGGTAGTCGTACGCCGACAGCCGGGCGACGCTCTCGGCCTCGGCCTCCGTGTTCGCCCGGCCGTACTCCAGCCCGGAGACGAGGAGAGAGACGCCGTCGGGCGTATAACAGGTGACGAAGGGATCGGGCGCGTCGAACCCCGAGAGGTACCGTTGGGTGGAGTCGGTGCCGTCGGCGTCGATCAAGTAGCCGTCGCAGTCACCGAGCGCCGAGTCGATCGGCGAGTGGTCCGGGTGCATGCCCGACCGTCGGGACCGGGCGGGCAAATACTCTCGCCCGGTGGGATCGGTAGCGTTGCGATAAGGAACGAGGCGGTCGATGATTTGAGTGGATCATACCCTCGTTTAACCTCCTCAGCGGCAATAAGGGTGGCATAGAGTGTATCTCCCGAGAGCGACACAGCGCGTCGGACGACCCCATATCCGGGGCCAGCAGCGCTACAGTGGTATCCCGAATATCAGCGCGAGTCCGAAAAGCAAAATACCACCCCCAATGACCGTAGTCGTCACAGCCTGTCGATTCCGTGATTTGTTTTCCAAAAACGAGAGGGTGGGGTCGCTGGGGTCGTAGTATACGTCGACCGTCTTTCCCTCCGGATATTGTTGTAGAATTTCCCGTGGTTTCTCTTTTGAACTCGACCCCGACCTAGCCGGCCCCGGATAGAGGCTGTCGTTGGTGTAAGTCTCGTCCTCTACCGTGTACTCGTACCTGACTTTGGGGACGTAAATCGTCCTTTTGCCTTTTCTGTTGGGGTCCGTTTCCAACCCCCAGTCGATGAGCCGTCGCCAGTATTGGCCCTGCCCCCTCACGTTCGTCTCGAGTCTTGAGTCGAGGACCTGTGCTGTGGCGGGTTCATACGCGTCTCGCCTGGTAGTCGCGTGGAATGTCTTCACCCCCTTGAACAACATAACTCCCCCGAGACCTCCGATAAATAGGCCGATCAACTCGCTCATAGGGTCGTTACTACCAATATTTCAACAATTTATAAACGTTTGGCCACAACCGCTGGATCGTGTCGAATCAGGAACGAGGCGGTCGAATTCCGCGTGTCCTATGTCCGAGATCGACCGCTTCAGCGACCCTGCCGAGTGGGTCGACTTGGCGTTTGTGGAGCAAGAGCGGACACTCGACTTTGCGATTCGCGTGGGTACTCGGCCCTACCGTGTTCCTTTCTCGCTTTCGAACACCACACAGTATCCCGAGAGGGTGGGTCTCGAACGACGTCGAACGGCGATTCACCATAGAGATCCGACTGCTGTCGAACGTGTTGTGAACCAACTGGTCGCGACGTACCGACTCAGCTGACGGAGATACTGTAGCGGACCGTAACTTTGCTCTTGCCAGTACTGAACACTATACTGTGGTCGCCCGCTGGGGCCCCCTCTCCGACCGGATGTGATTGAGATTCAAATCCTAGCGAGTCGGGCTCATCTTCCGGTTCTAGACCGTCCCGGTCGTAAAGCTTTCCTGCGAATGTGAGATACTTTTGTTCGGAATAATCGAGGTCGTAGATAATAATAGTCAATGGCTTGACCGACATATTGAGCATCTGAGATTCCCCTTCTCTGAGTGTCAAAGCCGAATCTTTCCGCCTAAACCAGGCACGTCCAGTCCAGGCCGACTTCACCTCCGCACTGGTGCCCAAAATCAATGATCCGACCAATTCTAAATCGTTCGCACCGCCCGAAGCCAAGTCGTCTACTCGATTTGCCTCGACCTGTAACTCGGTTAGGTCGTACCTGATCGTGGGTTTCGGCGTCTGCCCTGGGTCGTACGGCTCTACCGGTGTGACGTACACGGATACGTTTCCCAGCGAAGTCCCGTTCGCTGCCGGCGTGTTCGTCGGTGTGCTTGTCGGCGTACTCCTCGGAGTTTGTGTCGTCTGTCGTCTCTGCTGGTCGGATTTCTTGCTCACGTCGACTTCCCAGCCCCCCACCGATGTCGTGCAGCCTGCTGTCAGTGCTGTCGAGACTGCTCCGACGGTCTTGAGAAAACTCCGTCGGTCCCCCGGCGACTTGTCTGGATCGGTCATTCTCTACGGGAAAATAGTTGGTAATACTATATAAATTGGCATCCCCCGAACGGGGTAGCGTTGGGATAAGGAATGAGGCGGTCACTGATTTGAGTGGATTATGCTCTCGTTTGACCGCCTCAGCGGCGATAGTAGGATCAGGCCAGTGCTCGGACGGCATCGACGAGGAAGACGACTCCGAAGCCACCGAGGACGACGGCGCTCACCCCGGCGACGACCGGGGCGAAGGCGTCGACGCGGCGCTGGGCCGCCCGGAGCGCCGCCGGGAAGCCGGTGATCCACAGGCCGATGCCGCCGAAGAAGCCGACGAGCAACGCGGGACTCCCCGTCCTGACCACGAACCACCCGGCGAGGTCGTTCCCCACGTAGGGGGTATAGGAGAGGACGTCGAGTGCCCCGGGTTCGAGGAGACCGACGCCGATGGTCAGCCAGAACAGGATCTGGTAGGGGTTGGTGAGCGCGAGGACGAACGCCTTCCGGAAGCCGGTGGTCGCCCGCGCGGTCCGCCCGTCCGTCACGATCCCACTCGTCACGCCCGCCGCCGCGTCGTACGCGAAGTACAGCATGAGGAGGCCGCCGACCCCGATCATCACCGCCCGCACGGTCGGGAACCGCTCGACGAAGGCAACGACACCGAGCAACGAGCCGACGAGAAAGATCGCGTCGGCGCTCATCGCGCCCAGACCGGTCCGGAACCCCGCGAACCAGCCGTTCTCCACCGACTCCGAGGCGATGACGGCGTTCATGGGGCCCGGCGGGGCCGCGAGCGCGAGGCCGAAGACGACGCCGGCGACGAGCGAGGGGAGGGGACTCGACACGTCGGGGTTCTCGCGACGGCCGGTGAAAAACGCTTCCGAACGCTCAGAACAGTCCCGTCACGGCCGTCGCCACGACGTCGACGACCGTCTCCCAGACGGAGAACCCGGTGACGATGCTCAGCGCGGTGTCGGTCGCGAAGAACCCGAACAGCGCCGCGGAGAAGAGGTGGGCCTTCCGGAGGTCGAGGCGGTGGGCGAACTTGTGGAAGAAGAAGGCGTTCGCGAGGCTCACGGGGATGATCGCCAGCATCTCGCCCGCCCAGATTGCGGGGTGTGCGCCGTACTGGGCCGCTAGCCCGATGGTCACGAGCTGGGTCTTGTCGCCGAACTCGCCGGCGGCCATCATGACGAAGATGGGGAGAAATCCCCCGAGTGCGTCCGGGACCTCCCGGCCGAACACCGTCGGTTCGAACTCCCCGGGGAGGGCTGCCATCCCCCCGTCGGTCGCCGTCGGGTCGACTCGTTCGGGATCGCCACCCGAGGGGGCCGAGCGGTAGAGCAGGACCGCGAAGACGAGAAACAGGGCCGCGGTGAACGCGTCCAGCACGATCGGCGGGAGCGCCCGCTGGAGTGCTTCCCCGAAGAGGATCTCTAGGGCCGTCCAGCCGGCGAAGGCTGCGCCCGCGGCGCTGACGACGACGAGCGGGTTGTACCGAGTCGACAGTCCGGCGATGATGAACTGCACCTTCTCGCCCGGCAACACGACGAGTTGGGCGACGAAGGCGACGGTGAGGATCTCGACCCAGCCCGTCACGCGTCGGTCACCCCTTCGGTCGGCGTGCGGTCGGCCCCGGCCGGACGAACCCGGATCGTTCGCGCGACCCCCTCCGGGAGGCTCTGCTCGTCGTCGTCGATCCGGACCGTCACCATCCCGAACGGAGCCACGTCGACCACCTCCAGGGGCGTCCCCGGCCGGATGCCCGCGTCGTCGAGGTAGGCGAGCTCCGCCTCGTCTCGGTCACGGACCCGGCTGACGACCACGTGATCACCCGCCTCGTGGTCGCTCAGTGGCGTCGTCTCGTCGCGGTCGAGCGGCCGCAGATCCGCCCCCGGGATCGGGTCGCCGTGAGGGTCGACCGCGGGGTCGTCGAGGACGTCCGCGACCCGCCGTTCGAACTCCTCGGAGATGTGGTGTTCGAGGATGTCCGCCTCCTCGTGGACGTCGACCCACGAGTAGTCGAGGTGTTCGGCTAGGTACGCCTCCAGCAGTCGGTGGTGGCGAACCACCTCCAGGGCCACCGTCTCCCCCTCGGGCGTGAGTTCGACCCCCTTGTACTTCTCGCGCTCCACCAACCCCCGATCGGCGAGGTTCTGCACCATGCTCGTCACCGTCGGGGCTGTCTTCCCCACCTCCTCGGCGATGGCGGAGGTCGA includes the following:
- a CDS encoding chorismate mutase; this translates as MSDATEEMSLDELREEIEEIDRELVELIARRTYVAGTVARVKEERDLPTTDESQEARVMERAGENAETFDVDANLVKAIFRLLIELNKVEQRESR
- a CDS encoding carbonic anhydrase encodes the protein MDPAIVGLLRSNAGHAAAFGGRFDGVQGGQRPVAVSVSCSDSRVLQDEMWGNDEPGRIFTCSNIGNRVVQRTDSGDVVSGDVHYPIAYLDTNVALVVGHTGCGAVTAAYDSLTDGVEAAPGVAHCLDLLAVGLDPAYESLPADLGRSASINRLVERNVDRQVAALVGSDDVPAEVRVVGGVYDFQDAYDDGDRGEIHVVNVDGERRASELRAAYPEIRARIDRLWEY
- the surE gene encoding 5'/3'-nucleotidase SurE; translation: MDEDEPHVLLTNDDGIDAVGFRALYDALSEFAEVTAVAPRDDRSAVGRAMSHEVDVEEHGLGYAIHGTPADCVVVGLEVLCPDVDLVVAGCNTGANLGAYVLGRSGTVSAAVEAAFFDVPAIATSLYVPGGDGEWQHAADSPHHYRNATVATAYLVKHAHGAGVFDQADYLNVNAPIHEEGDDLADLEVTEPSTLYDMRAARDGERISLTDNVWARMRDDDLPDPQGTDRRAVVEGRVSISPLTAPHTTRHHEALDALAETYLG
- a CDS encoding small ribosomal subunit Rsm22 family protein yields the protein MIDREAVRSNAKYLRQVRPIDPDEIADYVEGRPHPAVVRRVLREEAYDLALFERDDGTFVPASTDPVPDPEWSPERLPDRYVEALEDLLVERHGANWHRGESGDRLRETIRRLKADYYAQNPVEYDDEVALGYAIYHLPNYYAAVGYALDDLVERSLLPRRLRVLDVGAGVGGPALGLLDYLPDDTVVDYHAVEPSAAADVLGALLSGGRRNVRTTIHREPIETFDLDATGPFDLVLCANVLNELDDPVSAVERSLDALADDGTLLALAPADLETSTGLRHVERSVVESRDATVYAPTLRLWPDFEPSDRGWSFDERPSVEAPTVQRRLDEAGGGDGTFRNETVKFSYVHLRTDGERRLGVRATPSRHARMADMERHVTERIDLLAVKLSRNLADGGNPLFKVGDGSEGEECYAVSTRESGLNRDLLTADYGAVLRFENALALWNDDEGAYNLVVDDEAVVDLLG
- a CDS encoding prephenate dehydrogenase/arogenate dehydrogenase family protein, with the translated sequence MDLLVVGAGEMGRWVARTVDRPVALADVDPSTAERAAAGLDGRVRAVPADTEETFDAVCLAVPISVVGEAVERYAPRAERAMCDVTGVMTTPVEAMRGALPDRERVSMHPLFAASNAPGNVAVVGDAPGPVTDALLMDVMAAGNHTFETTAAEHDEAMKTVQAGAHTAILAYALAAGNVREEFATPVSAALEDLVTTVTGGTPRVYREIQETFEGADAVAEAARRIADAEGEAFDDCYREAGE
- a CDS encoding MFS transporter, encoding MNWRYRHTVLTLCTLAFASTMLARLVISPVVPDVTAHFDVSTGAVGLALSGMWAAYALTQFPSGILGDRFGEHRVILAAVGVTAVASLALSLAPTFAAFAVLTVALGAGAGLHYSVATTLLTKEFDDIGRAIGVHVAGGPLAGLVAPIVATAVAVRYDWRAAIAVGAGVALPAFVAFAWRVDPTPAERPGESMRDRMAIRPLIGVLSRPPIAFTTAVAVLGAFTWQATASFLPAFLVDFRELSETSAGLLFSAYFVVNGLAQPAIGLVSDRIGRDGAATASMALGVAGYGLLVAGPRMSLLPAVVVVGVAMTWGAPLQSRFFDKFEANERGAAFGLVRTAYMVLGATGSVVVGVVSDVAGWGPAYGLLVGVMGVGLTLLVSNRALGLDL
- a CDS encoding Xaa-Pro peptidase family protein, with the translated sequence MHPDHSPIDSALGDCDGYLIDADGTDSTQRYLSGFDAPDPFVTCYTPDGVSLLVSGLEYGRANTEAEAESVARLSAYDYRDRVGEVGRAEARAAVVAEWLADRGVSSVSVPERFPLGTADGLREAGVAVRVDDSDAVTRTRAVKTSEEVDNVRRAQRANERAIGTAEDLLASASVVDGVLHHDGEPLTSERVRRAIERTLLEEGCALDETIVACGADAADPHDRGSGPLEADEPVVVDVFPRDKETRYHADTTRTFLKGEPSERVREWFDLTDEARRAALDAVEPGVTGAAVHDAACDVYEDAGLPTLRSDPETATGFIHSTGHGVGLDVHELPRIAPDGEELRPGNVITIEPGLYDPEVGGIRIEDLVLVTEDGAENLTEYPVELTV
- a CDS encoding DUF3592 domain-containing protein, with protein sequence MSELIGLFIGGLGGVMLFKGVKTFHATTRRDAYEPATAQVLDSRLETNVRGQGQYWRRLIDWGLETDPNRKGKRTIYVPKVRYEYTVEDETYTNDSLYPGPARSGSSSKEKPREILQQYPEGKTVDVYYDPSDPTLSFLENKSRNRQAVTTTVIGGGILLFGLALIFGIPL
- a CDS encoding LysE family translocator, with amino-acid sequence MSSPLPSLVAGVVFGLALAAPPGPMNAVIASESVENGWFAGFRTGLGAMSADAIFLVGSLLGVVAFVERFPTVRAVMIGVGGLLMLYFAYDAAAGVTSGIVTDGRTARATTGFRKAFVLALTNPYQILFWLTIGVGLLEPGALDVLSYTPYVGNDLAGWFVVRTGSPALLVGFFGGIGLWITGFPAALRAAQRRVDAFAPVVAGVSAVVLGGFGVVFLVDAVRALA
- a CDS encoding TMEM165/GDT1 family protein, with product MTGWVEILTVAFVAQLVVLPGEKVQFIIAGLSTRYNPLVVVSAAGAAFAGWTALEILFGEALQRALPPIVLDAFTAALFLVFAVLLYRSAPSGGDPERVDPTATDGGMAALPGEFEPTVFGREVPDALGGFLPIFVMMAAGEFGDKTQLVTIGLAAQYGAHPAIWAGEMLAIIPVSLANAFFFHKFAHRLDLRKAHLFSAALFGFFATDTALSIVTGFSVWETVVDVVATAVTGLF
- a CDS encoding metal-dependent transcriptional regulator; translated protein: MLSDAMEDYLKAIYRLQSEGGAPVSTSAIAEEVGKTAPTVTSMVQNLADRGLVEREKYKGVELTPEGETVALEVVRHHRLLEAYLAEHLDYSWVDVHEEADILEHHISEEFERRVADVLDDPAVDPHGDPIPGADLRPLDRDETTPLSDHEAGDHVVVSRVRDRDEAELAYLDDAGIRPGTPLEVVDVAPFGMVTVRIDDDEQSLPEGVARTIRVRPAGADRTPTEGVTDA